A genome region from Oncorhynchus gorbuscha isolate QuinsamMale2020 ecotype Even-year linkage group LG26, OgorEven_v1.0, whole genome shotgun sequence includes the following:
- the pecam1b gene encoding platelet endothelial cell adhesion molecule isoform X3, with translation MWEPQQPSVRMVTRLLLLTSALLSTCQAAESPALFTSVTLTLEPSNAVSQGTNVTVRCQALVSSSGFLNRKYTIYKDNTVVYTESITTAEDLIYSLRMARVANTGKYKCKVNIPGKELSSSSEKLTVTGLQTPVLSVDKRVFSEGEEVTVGCKAPGESGVIVFYFYKDSKELYEERVDANHVETRLRFNNAGDHRLHCDYRVILLTDSVPSNASNNVVVTVKELFIAPVISVRPHGSMIIEGDNLDISCSVSGNLQNSSGLKVFLSKGPTLLSSGQSKANHSMRALAEHSGEFQCSLEVGNVVKRATENVRITELFSQPVLTMYPTEVFEREKITLTCKSTNYSSDRISASDVKYSIYKDNYTLTPGSFNGIYVVPGVVPNSSGIYSCKADARMISKYSAKLPVQAKVLVSKPEITAIGRVIVGKPFQVRCHSDRGSLPIEYTLWKKYSEVNSTTVQQPHHQAIFTVTVQHYSDTQDYKCEARNNPKIDTVVSNKLNTTVIVPLSNPGLSVVPDLLEVTEGNEMYLICGVEGSPPVTFKWYRRGNVQPLFITTSTQSSASHQIKGVGNEDSGTYYCEAINYANMVRSQPVTIDVKMAMWKKGLIVACCLLVVALLALACVLRYNSKRGKRENAAELSVTMEVYNPPEVGVDAAVSVWSERPVDPGSDGESSAASNNEPDVEYTEVVHRQPVDPARAPLRKGTETVYSEVQNSPTGAPGDHYDYQGSVEYADLNGDQPEVNQALLEVNHQDHHDLPVPVE, from the exons ATGTGGGAGCCCCAGCAACCCTCTGTCAGGATGGTCACCCGACTACTACTGCTAACCTCCGCACTCCTCTCCACCT GTCAAGCGGCGGAATCTCCGGCAT TGTTCACAAGTGTCACCCTGACTCTCGAGCCCAGCAACGCCGTCTCCCAGGGTACCAACGTGACGGTACGCTGCCAGGCCTTGGTCAGCAGCTCTGGGTTCCTGAACCGTAAATACACCATCTACAAGGACAACACCGTGGTGTACACGGAGAGCATCACCACCGCAGAGGACCTCATCTACTCTCTCCGCATggccagagtggccaacactgggaagTACAAATGCAAGGTGAACATACCGGGCAAGGAGCTAAGCAGCAGCTCTGAGAAACTGACTGTGACAG GCCTGCAGACGCCAGTCCTCAGCGTCGACAAGCGCGTGTTcagcgagggagaggaggtgacCGTCGGGTGTAAGGCCCCTGGGGAGTCCGGCGTTATCGTCTTCTACTTCTACAAGGACTCCAAGGAACTCTATGAGGAGAGGGTCGACGCCAACCAT GTGGAGACTAGGCTGCGATTCAACAACGCTGGCGACCACAGGCTACACTGTGACTACAGGGTCATACTGCTGACAGACTCGGTCCCGTCCAATGCCAGCAACAATGTGGTGGTCACTGTAAAAG AGCTGTTCATCGCACCTGTAATCTCTGTCCGACCACACGGATCAATGATCATCGAAGGGGACAATCTGGACATCTCTTGCAGTGTCAGTGGTAACCTCCAGAACAGCTCTGGGCTCAAAGTCTTCCTGTCCAAGGGACCGACTCTGCTGAGTTCTGGTCAAAGTAAAGCCAACCACAGCATGAGAGCACTGGCCGAGCACTCTGGGGAGTTTCAGTGCTCTCTGGAGGTGGGAAATGTAGTCAAGCGAGCGACGGAAAACGTGAGGATTACAG AACTGTTTTCCCAGCCAGTTCTGACCATGTATCCGACAGAGGTCTTTGAAAGGGAGAAAATCACGTTAACCTGCAAGAGTACCAACTACTCCTCTGACAGAATCAGCGCTTCGGATGTGAAATACTCCATTTACAAGGACAATTACACACTGACGCCAGGCAGCTTCAATGGGATATACGTTGTCCCTGGGGTGGTACCGAACTCCAGTGGGATTTATTCATGTAAAGCAGATGCCAGGATGATCTCCAAGTACAGTGCAAAGCTGCCTGTCCAGGCAAAAG TTCTTGTCAGTAAACCGGAGATAACGGCCATTGGCAGAGTGATCGTGGGAAAGCCCTTCCAGGTGCGCTGTCACTCAGACCGAGGCAGCCTACCCATCGAGTACACCTTGTGGAAGAAGTATTCTGAGGTTAACTCGACCACCGTGCAGCAGCCGCACCATCAGGCCATCTTCACTGTCACCGTCCAGCACTACAGCGACACGCAGGACTATAAATGCGAGGCGCGGAATAACCCCAAAATCGACACGGTGGTCAGCAACAAACTCAACACCACAGTCATAG TGCCTCTGTCCAATCCAGGACTCAGCGTCGTCCCAGACCTGCTGGAGGTCACCGAGGGAAATGAGATGTACCTGATCTGTGGGGTGGAAGGTTCCCCGCCCGTCACCTTTAAGTGGTACCGACGTGGGAACGTCCAGCCGCTGTTCATCACCACCTCAACCCAATCCAGCGCGTCCCACCAGATCAAGGGAGTGGGGAACGAGGACAGTGGCACCTACTACTGCGAGGCTATCAACTACGCTAACATGGTCCGGAGTCAGCCAGTCACCATAGATG tgaaAATGGCAATGTGGAAGAAAGGTTTGATCGTGGCCTGCTGTCTGCTAGTGGTGGCTCTCCTAGCCCTCGCCTGCGTGCTGCGCTACAATTccaagagag GTAAACGAGAAAACGCAGCTGAACTGTCAGT CACTATGGAGGTTTATAACCCGCCCGAAG TTGGAGTGGATGCTGCTGTTAGTGTCTGGAGCGAGAGGCCAGTAGACCCAG GCAGTGACGGGGAGAGCAGTGCAGCGTCTAATAATGAGCCTGATGTGGAGTACACGGAAGTGGTACACCGTCAACCAGTGGACCCTGCCAGAG CTCCCCTGAGAAAAGGCACAGAAACGGTGTACAGTGAAGTCCAGAACTCCCCAACAG GTGCACCTGGTGACCATTATGACTAT CAGGGTTCAGTGGAGTACGCCGATCTCAACGGTGACCAACCGGAGGTCAACCAGGCCCTGCTGGAGGTCAATCACCAGGACCACCATGACCTCCCAGTGCCTGTGGAGTAA
- the pecam1b gene encoding platelet endothelial cell adhesion molecule isoform X7, translating into MWEPQQPSVRMVTRLLLLTSALLSTCQAAESPALFTSVTLTLEPSNAVSQGTNVTVRCQALVSSSGFLNRKYTIYKDNTVVYTESITTAEDLIYSLRMARVANTGKYKCKVNIPGKELSSSSEKLTVTGLQTPVLSVDKRVFSEGEEVTVGCKAPGESGVIVFYFYKDSKELYEERVDANHVETRLRFNNAGDHRLHCDYRVILLTDSVPSNASNNVVVTVKELFIAPVISVRPHGSMIIEGDNLDISCSVSGNLQNSSGLKVFLSKGPTLLSSGQSKANHSMRALAEHSGEFQCSLEVGNVVKRATENVRITELFSQPVLTMYPTEVFEREKITLTCKSTNYSSDRISASDVKYSIYKDNYTLTPGSFNGIYVVPGVVPNSSGIYSCKADARMISKYSAKLPVQAKVLVSKPEITAIGRVIVGKPFQVRCHSDRGSLPIEYTLWKKYSEVNSTTVQQPHHQAIFTVTVQHYSDTQDYKCEARNNPKIDTVVSNKLNTTVIVPLSNPGLSVVPDLLEVTEGNEMYLICGVEGSPPVTFKWYRRGNVQPLFITTSTQSSASHQIKGVGNEDSGTYYCEAINYANMVRSQPVTIDVKMAMWKKGLIVACCLLVVALLALACVLRYNSKRGKRENAAELSVTMEVYNPPEDAAPPFDGMEGRATNGTRDSVASLPAGISNRSSYSLPATV; encoded by the exons ATGTGGGAGCCCCAGCAACCCTCTGTCAGGATGGTCACCCGACTACTACTGCTAACCTCCGCACTCCTCTCCACCT GTCAAGCGGCGGAATCTCCGGCAT TGTTCACAAGTGTCACCCTGACTCTCGAGCCCAGCAACGCCGTCTCCCAGGGTACCAACGTGACGGTACGCTGCCAGGCCTTGGTCAGCAGCTCTGGGTTCCTGAACCGTAAATACACCATCTACAAGGACAACACCGTGGTGTACACGGAGAGCATCACCACCGCAGAGGACCTCATCTACTCTCTCCGCATggccagagtggccaacactgggaagTACAAATGCAAGGTGAACATACCGGGCAAGGAGCTAAGCAGCAGCTCTGAGAAACTGACTGTGACAG GCCTGCAGACGCCAGTCCTCAGCGTCGACAAGCGCGTGTTcagcgagggagaggaggtgacCGTCGGGTGTAAGGCCCCTGGGGAGTCCGGCGTTATCGTCTTCTACTTCTACAAGGACTCCAAGGAACTCTATGAGGAGAGGGTCGACGCCAACCAT GTGGAGACTAGGCTGCGATTCAACAACGCTGGCGACCACAGGCTACACTGTGACTACAGGGTCATACTGCTGACAGACTCGGTCCCGTCCAATGCCAGCAACAATGTGGTGGTCACTGTAAAAG AGCTGTTCATCGCACCTGTAATCTCTGTCCGACCACACGGATCAATGATCATCGAAGGGGACAATCTGGACATCTCTTGCAGTGTCAGTGGTAACCTCCAGAACAGCTCTGGGCTCAAAGTCTTCCTGTCCAAGGGACCGACTCTGCTGAGTTCTGGTCAAAGTAAAGCCAACCACAGCATGAGAGCACTGGCCGAGCACTCTGGGGAGTTTCAGTGCTCTCTGGAGGTGGGAAATGTAGTCAAGCGAGCGACGGAAAACGTGAGGATTACAG AACTGTTTTCCCAGCCAGTTCTGACCATGTATCCGACAGAGGTCTTTGAAAGGGAGAAAATCACGTTAACCTGCAAGAGTACCAACTACTCCTCTGACAGAATCAGCGCTTCGGATGTGAAATACTCCATTTACAAGGACAATTACACACTGACGCCAGGCAGCTTCAATGGGATATACGTTGTCCCTGGGGTGGTACCGAACTCCAGTGGGATTTATTCATGTAAAGCAGATGCCAGGATGATCTCCAAGTACAGTGCAAAGCTGCCTGTCCAGGCAAAAG TTCTTGTCAGTAAACCGGAGATAACGGCCATTGGCAGAGTGATCGTGGGAAAGCCCTTCCAGGTGCGCTGTCACTCAGACCGAGGCAGCCTACCCATCGAGTACACCTTGTGGAAGAAGTATTCTGAGGTTAACTCGACCACCGTGCAGCAGCCGCACCATCAGGCCATCTTCACTGTCACCGTCCAGCACTACAGCGACACGCAGGACTATAAATGCGAGGCGCGGAATAACCCCAAAATCGACACGGTGGTCAGCAACAAACTCAACACCACAGTCATAG TGCCTCTGTCCAATCCAGGACTCAGCGTCGTCCCAGACCTGCTGGAGGTCACCGAGGGAAATGAGATGTACCTGATCTGTGGGGTGGAAGGTTCCCCGCCCGTCACCTTTAAGTGGTACCGACGTGGGAACGTCCAGCCGCTGTTCATCACCACCTCAACCCAATCCAGCGCGTCCCACCAGATCAAGGGAGTGGGGAACGAGGACAGTGGCACCTACTACTGCGAGGCTATCAACTACGCTAACATGGTCCGGAGTCAGCCAGTCACCATAGATG tgaaAATGGCAATGTGGAAGAAAGGTTTGATCGTGGCCTGCTGTCTGCTAGTGGTGGCTCTCCTAGCCCTCGCCTGCGTGCTGCGCTACAATTccaagagag GTAAACGAGAAAACGCAGCTGAACTGTCAGT CACTATGGAGGTTTATAACCCGCCCGAAG ACGCAGCGCCACCCTTTGACGGCATGGAGGGGAGAGCGACCAATGGGACGCGAGATAGTGTGGCATCACTTCCTGCTGGCATCAGCAACAGGAGCAGCTACAGTCTCCCAGCAACAGTGTAG
- the pecam1b gene encoding platelet endothelial cell adhesion molecule isoform X5 gives MWEPQQPSVRMVTRLLLLTSALLSTCQAAESPALFTSVTLTLEPSNAVSQGTNVTVRCQALVSSSGFLNRKYTIYKDNTVVYTESITTAEDLIYSLRMARVANTGKYKCKVNIPGKELSSSSEKLTVTGLQTPVLSVDKRVFSEGEEVTVGCKAPGESGVIVFYFYKDSKELYEERVDANHVETRLRFNNAGDHRLHCDYRVILLTDSVPSNASNNVVVTVKELFIAPVISVRPHGSMIIEGDNLDISCSVSGNLQNSSGLKVFLSKGPTLLSSGQSKANHSMRALAEHSGEFQCSLEVGNVVKRATENVRITELFSQPVLTMYPTEVFEREKITLTCKSTNYSSDRISASDVKYSIYKDNYTLTPGSFNGIYVVPGVVPNSSGIYSCKADARMISKYSAKLPVQAKVLVSKPEITAIGRVIVGKPFQVRCHSDRGSLPIEYTLWKKYSEVNSTTVQQPHHQAIFTVTVQHYSDTQDYKCEARNNPKIDTVVSNKLNTTVIVPLSNPGLSVVPDLLEVTEGNEMYLICGVEGSPPVTFKWYRRGNVQPLFITTSTQSSASHQIKGVGNEDSGTYYCEAINYANMVRSQPVTIDVKMAMWKKGLIVACCLLVVALLALACVLRYNSKRGKRENAAELSVKPSSPKSDDSLTVSLTHSTMEVYNPPEDAAPPFDGMEGRATNGTRDSVASLPAGISNRSSYSLPATV, from the exons ATGTGGGAGCCCCAGCAACCCTCTGTCAGGATGGTCACCCGACTACTACTGCTAACCTCCGCACTCCTCTCCACCT GTCAAGCGGCGGAATCTCCGGCAT TGTTCACAAGTGTCACCCTGACTCTCGAGCCCAGCAACGCCGTCTCCCAGGGTACCAACGTGACGGTACGCTGCCAGGCCTTGGTCAGCAGCTCTGGGTTCCTGAACCGTAAATACACCATCTACAAGGACAACACCGTGGTGTACACGGAGAGCATCACCACCGCAGAGGACCTCATCTACTCTCTCCGCATggccagagtggccaacactgggaagTACAAATGCAAGGTGAACATACCGGGCAAGGAGCTAAGCAGCAGCTCTGAGAAACTGACTGTGACAG GCCTGCAGACGCCAGTCCTCAGCGTCGACAAGCGCGTGTTcagcgagggagaggaggtgacCGTCGGGTGTAAGGCCCCTGGGGAGTCCGGCGTTATCGTCTTCTACTTCTACAAGGACTCCAAGGAACTCTATGAGGAGAGGGTCGACGCCAACCAT GTGGAGACTAGGCTGCGATTCAACAACGCTGGCGACCACAGGCTACACTGTGACTACAGGGTCATACTGCTGACAGACTCGGTCCCGTCCAATGCCAGCAACAATGTGGTGGTCACTGTAAAAG AGCTGTTCATCGCACCTGTAATCTCTGTCCGACCACACGGATCAATGATCATCGAAGGGGACAATCTGGACATCTCTTGCAGTGTCAGTGGTAACCTCCAGAACAGCTCTGGGCTCAAAGTCTTCCTGTCCAAGGGACCGACTCTGCTGAGTTCTGGTCAAAGTAAAGCCAACCACAGCATGAGAGCACTGGCCGAGCACTCTGGGGAGTTTCAGTGCTCTCTGGAGGTGGGAAATGTAGTCAAGCGAGCGACGGAAAACGTGAGGATTACAG AACTGTTTTCCCAGCCAGTTCTGACCATGTATCCGACAGAGGTCTTTGAAAGGGAGAAAATCACGTTAACCTGCAAGAGTACCAACTACTCCTCTGACAGAATCAGCGCTTCGGATGTGAAATACTCCATTTACAAGGACAATTACACACTGACGCCAGGCAGCTTCAATGGGATATACGTTGTCCCTGGGGTGGTACCGAACTCCAGTGGGATTTATTCATGTAAAGCAGATGCCAGGATGATCTCCAAGTACAGTGCAAAGCTGCCTGTCCAGGCAAAAG TTCTTGTCAGTAAACCGGAGATAACGGCCATTGGCAGAGTGATCGTGGGAAAGCCCTTCCAGGTGCGCTGTCACTCAGACCGAGGCAGCCTACCCATCGAGTACACCTTGTGGAAGAAGTATTCTGAGGTTAACTCGACCACCGTGCAGCAGCCGCACCATCAGGCCATCTTCACTGTCACCGTCCAGCACTACAGCGACACGCAGGACTATAAATGCGAGGCGCGGAATAACCCCAAAATCGACACGGTGGTCAGCAACAAACTCAACACCACAGTCATAG TGCCTCTGTCCAATCCAGGACTCAGCGTCGTCCCAGACCTGCTGGAGGTCACCGAGGGAAATGAGATGTACCTGATCTGTGGGGTGGAAGGTTCCCCGCCCGTCACCTTTAAGTGGTACCGACGTGGGAACGTCCAGCCGCTGTTCATCACCACCTCAACCCAATCCAGCGCGTCCCACCAGATCAAGGGAGTGGGGAACGAGGACAGTGGCACCTACTACTGCGAGGCTATCAACTACGCTAACATGGTCCGGAGTCAGCCAGTCACCATAGATG tgaaAATGGCAATGTGGAAGAAAGGTTTGATCGTGGCCTGCTGTCTGCTAGTGGTGGCTCTCCTAGCCCTCGCCTGCGTGCTGCGCTACAATTccaagagag GTAAACGAGAAAACGCAGCTGAACTGTCAGT AAAGCCTTCGAGCCCTAAATCAGATGACTCTCTAACAGTGAGTCTTACCCACAGCACTATGGAGGTTTATAACCCGCCCGAAG ACGCAGCGCCACCCTTTGACGGCATGGAGGGGAGAGCGACCAATGGGACGCGAGATAGTGTGGCATCACTTCCTGCTGGCATCAGCAACAGGAGCAGCTACAGTCTCCCAGCAACAGTGTAG
- the pecam1b gene encoding platelet endothelial cell adhesion molecule isoform X9 encodes MWEPQQPSVRMVTRLLLLTSALLSTCQAAESPALFTSVTLTLEPSNAVSQGTNVTVRCQALVSSSGFLNRKYTIYKDNTVVYTESITTAEDLIYSLRMARVANTGKYKCKVNIPGKELSSSSEKLTVTGLQTPVLSVDKRVFSEGEEVTVGCKAPGESGVIVFYFYKDSKELYEERVDANHVETRLRFNNAGDHRLHCDYRVILLTDSVPSNASNNVVVTVKELFIAPVISVRPHGSMIIEGDNLDISCSVSGNLQNSSGLKVFLSKGPTLLSSGQSKANHSMRALAEHSGEFQCSLEVGNVVKRATENVRITELFSQPVLTMYPTEVFEREKITLTCKSTNYSSDRISASDVKYSIYKDNYTLTPGSFNGIYVVPGVVPNSSGIYSCKADARMISKYSAKLPVQAKVLVSKPEITAIGRVIVGKPFQVRCHSDRGSLPIEYTLWKKYSEVNSTTVQQPHHQAIFTVTVQHYSDTQDYKCEARNNPKIDTVVSNKLNTTVIVPLSNPGLSVVPDLLEVTEGNEMYLICGVEGSPPVTFKWYRRGNVQPLFITTSTQSSASHQIKGVGNEDSGTYYCEAINYANMVRSQPVTIDVKMAMWKKGLIVACCLLVVALLALACVLRYNSKRGKRENAAELSVRSATL; translated from the exons ATGTGGGAGCCCCAGCAACCCTCTGTCAGGATGGTCACCCGACTACTACTGCTAACCTCCGCACTCCTCTCCACCT GTCAAGCGGCGGAATCTCCGGCAT TGTTCACAAGTGTCACCCTGACTCTCGAGCCCAGCAACGCCGTCTCCCAGGGTACCAACGTGACGGTACGCTGCCAGGCCTTGGTCAGCAGCTCTGGGTTCCTGAACCGTAAATACACCATCTACAAGGACAACACCGTGGTGTACACGGAGAGCATCACCACCGCAGAGGACCTCATCTACTCTCTCCGCATggccagagtggccaacactgggaagTACAAATGCAAGGTGAACATACCGGGCAAGGAGCTAAGCAGCAGCTCTGAGAAACTGACTGTGACAG GCCTGCAGACGCCAGTCCTCAGCGTCGACAAGCGCGTGTTcagcgagggagaggaggtgacCGTCGGGTGTAAGGCCCCTGGGGAGTCCGGCGTTATCGTCTTCTACTTCTACAAGGACTCCAAGGAACTCTATGAGGAGAGGGTCGACGCCAACCAT GTGGAGACTAGGCTGCGATTCAACAACGCTGGCGACCACAGGCTACACTGTGACTACAGGGTCATACTGCTGACAGACTCGGTCCCGTCCAATGCCAGCAACAATGTGGTGGTCACTGTAAAAG AGCTGTTCATCGCACCTGTAATCTCTGTCCGACCACACGGATCAATGATCATCGAAGGGGACAATCTGGACATCTCTTGCAGTGTCAGTGGTAACCTCCAGAACAGCTCTGGGCTCAAAGTCTTCCTGTCCAAGGGACCGACTCTGCTGAGTTCTGGTCAAAGTAAAGCCAACCACAGCATGAGAGCACTGGCCGAGCACTCTGGGGAGTTTCAGTGCTCTCTGGAGGTGGGAAATGTAGTCAAGCGAGCGACGGAAAACGTGAGGATTACAG AACTGTTTTCCCAGCCAGTTCTGACCATGTATCCGACAGAGGTCTTTGAAAGGGAGAAAATCACGTTAACCTGCAAGAGTACCAACTACTCCTCTGACAGAATCAGCGCTTCGGATGTGAAATACTCCATTTACAAGGACAATTACACACTGACGCCAGGCAGCTTCAATGGGATATACGTTGTCCCTGGGGTGGTACCGAACTCCAGTGGGATTTATTCATGTAAAGCAGATGCCAGGATGATCTCCAAGTACAGTGCAAAGCTGCCTGTCCAGGCAAAAG TTCTTGTCAGTAAACCGGAGATAACGGCCATTGGCAGAGTGATCGTGGGAAAGCCCTTCCAGGTGCGCTGTCACTCAGACCGAGGCAGCCTACCCATCGAGTACACCTTGTGGAAGAAGTATTCTGAGGTTAACTCGACCACCGTGCAGCAGCCGCACCATCAGGCCATCTTCACTGTCACCGTCCAGCACTACAGCGACACGCAGGACTATAAATGCGAGGCGCGGAATAACCCCAAAATCGACACGGTGGTCAGCAACAAACTCAACACCACAGTCATAG TGCCTCTGTCCAATCCAGGACTCAGCGTCGTCCCAGACCTGCTGGAGGTCACCGAGGGAAATGAGATGTACCTGATCTGTGGGGTGGAAGGTTCCCCGCCCGTCACCTTTAAGTGGTACCGACGTGGGAACGTCCAGCCGCTGTTCATCACCACCTCAACCCAATCCAGCGCGTCCCACCAGATCAAGGGAGTGGGGAACGAGGACAGTGGCACCTACTACTGCGAGGCTATCAACTACGCTAACATGGTCCGGAGTCAGCCAGTCACCATAGATG tgaaAATGGCAATGTGGAAGAAAGGTTTGATCGTGGCCTGCTGTCTGCTAGTGGTGGCTCTCCTAGCCCTCGCCTGCGTGCTGCGCTACAATTccaagagag GTAAACGAGAAAACGCAGCTGAACTGTCAGT ACGCAGCGCCACCCTTTGA
- the pecam1b gene encoding platelet endothelial cell adhesion molecule isoform X8: MWEPQQPSVRMVTRLLLLTSALLSTCQAAESPALFTSVTLTLEPSNAVSQGTNVTVRCQALVSSSGFLNRKYTIYKDNTVVYTESITTAEDLIYSLRMARVANTGKYKCKVNIPGKELSSSSEKLTVTGLQTPVLSVDKRVFSEGEEVTVGCKAPGESGVIVFYFYKDSKELYEERVDANHVETRLRFNNAGDHRLHCDYRVILLTDSVPSNASNNVVVTVKELFIAPVISVRPHGSMIIEGDNLDISCSVSGNLQNSSGLKVFLSKGPTLLSSGQSKANHSMRALAEHSGEFQCSLEVGNVVKRATENVRITELFSQPVLTMYPTEVFEREKITLTCKSTNYSSDRISASDVKYSIYKDNYTLTPGSFNGIYVVPGVVPNSSGIYSCKADARMISKYSAKLPVQAKVLVSKPEITAIGRVIVGKPFQVRCHSDRGSLPIEYTLWKKYSEVNSTTVQQPHHQAIFTVTVQHYSDTQDYKCEARNNPKIDTVVSNKLNTTVIVPLSNPGLSVVPDLLEVTEGNEMYLICGVEGSPPVTFKWYRRGNVQPLFITTSTQSSASHQIKGVGNEDSGTYYCEAINYANMVRSQPVTIDVKMAMWKKGLIVACCLLVVALLALACVLRYNSKRGKRENAAELSVLRALNQMTL; encoded by the exons ATGTGGGAGCCCCAGCAACCCTCTGTCAGGATGGTCACCCGACTACTACTGCTAACCTCCGCACTCCTCTCCACCT GTCAAGCGGCGGAATCTCCGGCAT TGTTCACAAGTGTCACCCTGACTCTCGAGCCCAGCAACGCCGTCTCCCAGGGTACCAACGTGACGGTACGCTGCCAGGCCTTGGTCAGCAGCTCTGGGTTCCTGAACCGTAAATACACCATCTACAAGGACAACACCGTGGTGTACACGGAGAGCATCACCACCGCAGAGGACCTCATCTACTCTCTCCGCATggccagagtggccaacactgggaagTACAAATGCAAGGTGAACATACCGGGCAAGGAGCTAAGCAGCAGCTCTGAGAAACTGACTGTGACAG GCCTGCAGACGCCAGTCCTCAGCGTCGACAAGCGCGTGTTcagcgagggagaggaggtgacCGTCGGGTGTAAGGCCCCTGGGGAGTCCGGCGTTATCGTCTTCTACTTCTACAAGGACTCCAAGGAACTCTATGAGGAGAGGGTCGACGCCAACCAT GTGGAGACTAGGCTGCGATTCAACAACGCTGGCGACCACAGGCTACACTGTGACTACAGGGTCATACTGCTGACAGACTCGGTCCCGTCCAATGCCAGCAACAATGTGGTGGTCACTGTAAAAG AGCTGTTCATCGCACCTGTAATCTCTGTCCGACCACACGGATCAATGATCATCGAAGGGGACAATCTGGACATCTCTTGCAGTGTCAGTGGTAACCTCCAGAACAGCTCTGGGCTCAAAGTCTTCCTGTCCAAGGGACCGACTCTGCTGAGTTCTGGTCAAAGTAAAGCCAACCACAGCATGAGAGCACTGGCCGAGCACTCTGGGGAGTTTCAGTGCTCTCTGGAGGTGGGAAATGTAGTCAAGCGAGCGACGGAAAACGTGAGGATTACAG AACTGTTTTCCCAGCCAGTTCTGACCATGTATCCGACAGAGGTCTTTGAAAGGGAGAAAATCACGTTAACCTGCAAGAGTACCAACTACTCCTCTGACAGAATCAGCGCTTCGGATGTGAAATACTCCATTTACAAGGACAATTACACACTGACGCCAGGCAGCTTCAATGGGATATACGTTGTCCCTGGGGTGGTACCGAACTCCAGTGGGATTTATTCATGTAAAGCAGATGCCAGGATGATCTCCAAGTACAGTGCAAAGCTGCCTGTCCAGGCAAAAG TTCTTGTCAGTAAACCGGAGATAACGGCCATTGGCAGAGTGATCGTGGGAAAGCCCTTCCAGGTGCGCTGTCACTCAGACCGAGGCAGCCTACCCATCGAGTACACCTTGTGGAAGAAGTATTCTGAGGTTAACTCGACCACCGTGCAGCAGCCGCACCATCAGGCCATCTTCACTGTCACCGTCCAGCACTACAGCGACACGCAGGACTATAAATGCGAGGCGCGGAATAACCCCAAAATCGACACGGTGGTCAGCAACAAACTCAACACCACAGTCATAG TGCCTCTGTCCAATCCAGGACTCAGCGTCGTCCCAGACCTGCTGGAGGTCACCGAGGGAAATGAGATGTACCTGATCTGTGGGGTGGAAGGTTCCCCGCCCGTCACCTTTAAGTGGTACCGACGTGGGAACGTCCAGCCGCTGTTCATCACCACCTCAACCCAATCCAGCGCGTCCCACCAGATCAAGGGAGTGGGGAACGAGGACAGTGGCACCTACTACTGCGAGGCTATCAACTACGCTAACATGGTCCGGAGTCAGCCAGTCACCATAGATG tgaaAATGGCAATGTGGAAGAAAGGTTTGATCGTGGCCTGCTGTCTGCTAGTGGTGGCTCTCCTAGCCCTCGCCTGCGTGCTGCGCTACAATTccaagagag GTAAACGAGAAAACGCAGCTGAACTGTCAGT CCTTCGAGCCCTAAATCAGATGACTCTCTAA